A region from the Acidiferrobacter sp. SPIII_3 genome encodes:
- the murG gene encoding undecaprenyldiphospho-muramoylpentapeptide beta-N-acetylglucosaminyltransferase: MKTVLIAAGGTGGHVFPALAVARALRAQGVAVAWIGTERGLEARVVPAAGFSVDWITIQGLRRGSLRDLAFLPGRLSVALWQTYRIFRRRRPDVVLALGGFVAGPGGIIAWLMRIPLVVHEQNALAGLTNRWLALLADRVLCGFPEAFRSLPGAMHTGNPVRSEILNVAHPETRLKGRTPPLRVLVVGGSQGASILNGVLPQAVALIDPAWRPVVHHQTGNREFSATKEAYASRGIEARVTAFLDDMAAEYEWADVVVCRAGAMTIAELCAVGIAAVLVPFPYATDDHQTANARFLVDREAALCIPQAEFSPSHVAELIEGLARSPEVGMRMAERSRACAMPDATERIVAACLEVAHA, from the coding sequence ATGAAGACCGTCCTGATCGCCGCCGGCGGTACCGGGGGGCATGTATTTCCGGCCCTGGCCGTGGCCCGCGCCTTGCGCGCCCAGGGGGTGGCGGTTGCCTGGATCGGTACGGAGCGCGGTCTCGAGGCGCGCGTGGTGCCGGCCGCCGGCTTCTCCGTGGACTGGATCACGATTCAGGGGCTGCGACGCGGATCGCTGCGTGACCTGGCGTTTCTGCCGGGGCGCCTTAGCGTTGCGCTCTGGCAGACCTACCGGATCTTCCGGCGGCGGCGGCCGGATGTCGTGCTCGCGCTCGGCGGTTTCGTCGCCGGTCCCGGCGGCATCATCGCCTGGCTTATGCGTATCCCGCTTGTCGTGCACGAGCAAAATGCGCTGGCGGGCCTCACCAACCGCTGGCTCGCGCTGCTCGCCGATCGCGTGTTGTGCGGTTTTCCGGAGGCATTCCGCTCGCTACCCGGGGCCATGCACACCGGCAATCCGGTGCGTTCGGAGATACTGAACGTCGCGCATCCCGAGACCCGCCTCAAAGGCCGCACTCCGCCCTTGCGCGTGCTCGTCGTGGGGGGCAGCCAGGGGGCGTCGATATTGAACGGCGTCTTGCCGCAGGCTGTAGCATTGATCGATCCGGCGTGGCGGCCCGTCGTTCATCACCAGACCGGGAATCGCGAGTTTAGCGCCACCAAGGAGGCCTACGCATCGCGCGGGATCGAGGCGCGGGTCACGGCATTTTTGGATGACATGGCCGCCGAATACGAGTGGGCGGATGTCGTCGTGTGCCGCGCGGGCGCGATGACGATCGCGGAATTGTGCGCGGTGGGAATTGCCGCCGTGCTGGTCCCGTTTCCGTACGCCACCGATGACCATCAAACCGCCAATGCCCGTTTCCTCGTGGATCGCGAGGCGGCCTTGTGCATCCCGCAGGCGGAGTTCTCCCCGTCCCATGTCGCGGAGCTCATCGAGGGGCTCGCGCGCTCGCCGGAGGTGGGCATGCGCATGGCCGAGCGCAGCCGCGCGTGCGCCATGCCCGATGCCACCGAACGCATCGTGGCCGCATGCCTGGAGGTCGCTCATGCATAA
- the murC gene encoding UDP-N-acetylmuramate--L-alanine ligase, which yields MHNVHRIHFVGIGGAGMCGIAEVLHNLKFEVSGSDAAESATTRRLAGLGIKVHIGHDQGLVCAQDVVVVSSAIAPENPEVLAARAAKIPVIPRAEMLGELMRLQQGVAVAGTHGKTTTTSLVASVLGQAGLDPTFVIGGRLNSVGSHARLGRGRYLVAEADESDASFLHLQPLIAIVTNIDSDHMATYGGDFQRLKQAFLAFLHNLPFYGLAIVCVDDPVIRELLPDIHKPVLTYGVSDDAEMRAHAIVQEGQNMHFTVAYQGEEAWLSASLRHPGRHNVLNALAAIAAGHELGAKREDIARGLRTFSGIGRRFQINALSELPGGDVLFVDDYAHHPREIRATLAAARGGWPDRRLVVVFQPHRYTRTHDLLEDFASALADVDNLFVTEVYGAGEAPISGADGRALCRSLRARGRHPVFVESLADLPRILTPVVAAHDLVLTLGAGNIGQAALTLPDAFRREQ from the coding sequence ATGCATAATGTCCATCGCATTCATTTCGTGGGCATAGGCGGGGCCGGCATGTGCGGTATCGCCGAGGTCCTCCATAACCTCAAGTTCGAGGTATCGGGATCGGACGCCGCCGAGAGCGCCACCACCCGGCGGCTCGCGGGTCTCGGAATCAAGGTCCATATCGGCCATGACCAGGGTCTTGTGTGCGCGCAGGATGTGGTGGTCGTGTCATCGGCGATCGCACCCGAGAACCCCGAGGTCCTGGCCGCGCGCGCGGCCAAGATCCCGGTGATCCCGCGCGCCGAGATGCTGGGCGAGCTCATGCGCTTGCAGCAAGGGGTGGCGGTTGCCGGGACCCATGGCAAGACCACGACCACGAGTCTTGTGGCAAGCGTCCTCGGGCAGGCCGGGCTCGATCCCACCTTTGTCATCGGCGGTCGTTTGAACAGCGTAGGCAGCCATGCGCGGCTCGGGCGCGGCCGCTATCTCGTGGCGGAGGCCGACGAGAGCGACGCCTCGTTCCTGCATCTCCAGCCCTTGATCGCGATCGTCACGAATATCGATTCCGACCATATGGCCACGTACGGCGGGGACTTTCAGCGCCTGAAGCAGGCATTTCTGGCGTTCCTGCATAATCTGCCCTTCTATGGGCTCGCCATCGTATGCGTCGATGATCCGGTGATTCGTGAACTGTTGCCCGATATCCATAAGCCGGTGCTTACCTACGGGGTGAGCGATGATGCCGAGATGCGCGCCCATGCCATCGTCCAGGAAGGACAGAACATGCATTTCACGGTCGCCTACCAGGGCGAGGAGGCCTGGCTTAGCGCATCGCTGCGCCATCCGGGGCGTCACAATGTCCTGAACGCGCTCGCCGCTATCGCCGCCGGGCATGAACTGGGCGCCAAGCGTGAAGACATTGCCCGCGGTCTCAGGACCTTCTCGGGTATAGGGCGCCGTTTTCAGATCAATGCCCTTTCGGAGCTCCCGGGCGGCGATGTCCTTTTCGTCGATGATTATGCCCACCACCCGCGCGAGATCAGGGCAACACTCGCCGCCGCGCGTGGTGGGTGGCCCGATCGCCGGCTGGTGGTGGTTTTTCAGCCGCACCGTTACACGCGCACGCACGACCTGCTAGAGGATTTCGCATCCGCCCTGGCGGATGTCGACAACCTGTTCGTGACCGAGGTCTATGGGGCCGGCGAGGCCCCCATCAGCGGCGCCGATGGCCGCGCCTTGTGCCGCTCGCTGCGGGCCCGCGGGCGCCATCCGGTGTTTGTCGAAAGCCTGGCCGATCTGCCACGGATCCTGACCCCGGTGGTGGCGGCCCATGACCTCGTATTGACGCTCGGCGCCGGCAATATCGGTCAGGCGGCCTTGACCCTGCCGGATGCGTTCAGGAGGGAACAATGA
- the murB gene encoding UDP-N-acetylmuramate dehydrogenase, whose product MSALIPEGEVAVRYGERLAGRTTWRVGGPADLFYVPPTVAALATFLSAHRDSPLLWLGLGSNTLVRDGGFRGAVLVTAGGLGDLGIAGATVRAEAGVPLAKLARFCVQSGYAGLEFLAGIPGTVGGALAMNAGAGGHEIWEYVTAVETIDRHGRVDRRTCADFEIAYRRAASSREEWFVSASFDLPVGDAEVGMARIREHLAIRNRTQPMHTANAGSVFRNPPGDHAGRLIEGAGLKGLREGGAMVSPRHANFIINDGTACAADIECLIGRVQALVQERTGILLSPEVKIVGEAV is encoded by the coding sequence ATGAGCGCCTTGATCCCTGAGGGCGAGGTCGCCGTGCGTTACGGCGAACGTCTCGCGGGACGGACCACCTGGCGCGTCGGTGGGCCGGCCGATCTTTTCTATGTGCCACCGACGGTCGCCGCGCTCGCGACGTTTCTATCCGCGCATCGTGACAGCCCGCTGCTGTGGCTCGGTCTTGGCAGCAACACCCTGGTGCGTGACGGCGGATTCAGGGGGGCGGTCCTCGTCACCGCAGGCGGGCTTGGCGATCTTGGCATCGCGGGCGCGACCGTGCGCGCCGAGGCCGGCGTGCCGCTCGCCAAATTGGCACGCTTTTGCGTCCAGTCCGGCTACGCGGGCCTCGAGTTTCTGGCGGGGATACCTGGCACGGTGGGCGGGGCATTGGCGATGAACGCCGGGGCTGGCGGACATGAGATCTGGGAGTATGTCACCGCCGTCGAGACCATCGACCGACACGGCCGGGTCGACCGGCGTACGTGCGCCGATTTCGAGATCGCCTATCGACGGGCCGCATCATCCCGCGAGGAATGGTTTGTGAGCGCCTCCTTCGATTTACCGGTGGGTGATGCCGAGGTGGGCATGGCGCGTATCCGGGAGCATCTGGCGATTCGTAATCGCACCCAACCCATGCACACCGCCAATGCCGGATCGGTGTTCCGGAACCCGCCGGGCGACCACGCCGGCCGTCTGATCGAGGGCGCGGGCCTCAAGGGGTTGCGTGAAGGGGGCGCGATGGTCTCGCCGCGCCATGCCAATTTCATCATCAATGATGGCACCGCGTGCGCCGCCGATATCGAATGCCTGATCGGTCGGGTCCAGGCGTTGGTCCAGGAGCGCACCGGCATCCTGTTGAGTCCCGAGGTCAAGATCGTGGGAGAGGCCGTATGA
- a CDS encoding D-alanine--D-alanine ligase, translated as MSRYGKVAVLHGGMSAERAVSLKSGQAVLAALRARGVDAHGIDVGHDLAARLAEGYDRAFIALHGRFGEDGCVQGLLEVMGMPYTGSGVAASAVTMDKMLTKAVLRAASVPTPDFRLLHHEADLATVAALGFPLILKPVSEGSSIGVSKVLSSAGLGEAFRKARAYGPVLAEACITGPEYTCAIVGERTLPVIRLETPQAFYDYEAKYLLNTTRYHCPSGLSIEEERAMQALAWATFKALGARGWGRVDIMADRDGAPYVLELNTVPGMTDHSLVPMAARAAGLSFEDLVLAILSETLEAP; from the coding sequence ATGAGTCGTTACGGGAAGGTCGCGGTCCTCCATGGAGGCATGTCCGCGGAGCGCGCCGTGTCCCTGAAGAGCGGTCAGGCGGTGCTCGCGGCCCTGCGGGCGCGTGGCGTCGATGCCCATGGGATCGACGTCGGACACGACCTCGCGGCGCGTCTCGCGGAAGGTTACGACCGCGCTTTCATCGCGCTTCACGGCCGTTTCGGCGAGGACGGTTGCGTGCAAGGCCTGCTCGAGGTGATGGGCATGCCTTATACGGGGAGCGGGGTGGCGGCCTCGGCCGTGACCATGGACAAGATGTTGACCAAGGCGGTGTTACGCGCCGCATCCGTGCCCACGCCCGACTTTCGCCTGCTCCACCATGAGGCGGATCTCGCGACGGTCGCCGCGCTCGGGTTCCCGCTCATCCTGAAACCGGTGTCCGAGGGTTCGAGCATCGGGGTCAGCAAGGTCCTGTCATCGGCGGGTCTCGGCGAGGCCTTTCGCAAGGCGCGCGCCTACGGCCCGGTGCTTGCCGAGGCGTGCATCACGGGTCCCGAATACACCTGCGCCATCGTCGGCGAGCGCACCTTGCCGGTTATAAGACTCGAGACCCCGCAGGCGTTCTACGATTACGAGGCCAAGTACCTCCTGAACACCACGCGTTATCATTGCCCGTCCGGTCTGTCGATCGAAGAAGAACGTGCCATGCAGGCGCTGGCCTGGGCGACCTTCAAGGCGCTCGGCGCGCGCGGCTGGGGGCGCGTCGATATCATGGCCGATCGCGACGGCGCACCGTATGTGCTCGAACTCAATACCGTCCCGGGCATGACCGACCACAGCCTCGTCCCGATGGCAGCGCGCGCCGCGGGCCTGTCCTTCGAGGACCTGGTGCTTGCGATCCTATCCGAAACCCTGGAGGCGCCATGA
- a CDS encoding cell division protein FtsQ/DivIB, with the protein MRIGADIRTRLAHDRRGFRSAGPVRRLDRRHARIALVIFAGVAVALGVRAVLAPNRFPVRSVRVIGHLGHIPQPLLVAAVRPFLYRNFYTLPLDAVRTAVAGVPWVGSVRVERRFPRALVIYVGRLRLAARWGHGGWVDTGGGHVHLQGYEPPAGLPVFQGPAGSEREMWVHYGRLQALLKPAGLVITAVDLSDRGTWRLALRGGPQLVLGRKACARLTRFLTVFPQLAARRRTMQQVDLRYTNGFAIGWKTGSGDKK; encoded by the coding sequence ATGAGGATTGGGGCGGATATCAGGACGCGACTGGCGCACGATCGCCGCGGTTTCCGCTCGGCCGGTCCGGTGCGCCGTCTCGACCGGCGCCACGCGCGTATCGCGCTTGTGATCTTCGCGGGGGTGGCGGTGGCCCTGGGTGTGCGCGCGGTGCTTGCCCCCAACCGATTCCCGGTGCGCTCGGTGCGCGTCATCGGTCATCTCGGGCACATACCGCAACCCCTGCTCGTGGCGGCCGTGCGGCCATTTCTCTACCGCAATTTCTACACCCTGCCCCTCGATGCCGTGCGCACCGCCGTGGCCGGCGTGCCGTGGGTCGGATCGGTGCGCGTCGAGCGGCGCTTCCCGCGCGCCCTTGTGATTTATGTGGGGCGCTTGCGTCTTGCGGCGCGCTGGGGGCACGGCGGGTGGGTCGACACCGGCGGCGGGCATGTCCATCTGCAGGGCTACGAGCCGCCGGCGGGGCTCCCGGTCTTCCAGGGGCCGGCTGGCAGCGAGCGGGAGATGTGGGTGCACTATGGACGGCTTCAGGCGCTTTTGAAGCCTGCGGGGCTTGTTATCACGGCCGTGGACCTGTCCGATCGCGGTACCTGGCGGCTGGCCCTGCGCGGCGGACCGCAGCTCGTTCTGGGGCGCAAGGCATGCGCGCGGCTTACCCGCTTTTTGACGGTGTTCCCCCAGCTCGCCGCCAGGCGGCGCACGATGCAACAGGTCGATTTGCGGTACACGAACGGCTTTGCCATAGGCTGGAAGACGGGCTCGGGGGATAAGAAATGA
- the ftsA gene encoding cell division protein FtsA, with protein sequence MTRKGDARLVVGLDIGTSKVLAIVGEIGRDGAIEIIGVGHQPSRGLKKGVVVNIESTVQSIQRAVEEAELMAGCQIHSVYAGIAGSHINSVNSHGIVAIKTKEVGQGDVDRVLEAARALPIPADQKILHILPQEYIIDRQEGVREPIGMSGVRLEAKVHIVTGAVSAAQNIVKCVRRCGLEVDDIILEQLASSLSVLTEDEKELGVCLVDIGGGTTDISVFTQGAIRHTSVIPIAGDQVTNDIAVALRTPTQYAEDIKKQWACASGQGVEDGVVEVPGVGDRPPRKLSRQTLAEVVEPRITELYELIADDLRKSGFMDLLGSGIVLTGGSAKMEGMVELAEEVFHTPVRLGVPQYVGGLSGVVHNPIFATGVGLVLYGHKHTVGPTMTPVVGRQASGRFTEILNRMKSWFQGNF encoded by the coding sequence ATGACAAGAAAGGGTGACGCTCGGCTCGTGGTGGGGCTGGATATAGGGACGTCCAAGGTGCTTGCGATCGTAGGCGAGATCGGGCGCGATGGCGCGATCGAAATCATAGGAGTCGGCCATCAGCCGTCGCGGGGCCTCAAAAAGGGCGTGGTCGTCAATATCGAGTCGACCGTGCAGTCGATTCAACGCGCCGTCGAAGAGGCCGAACTCATGGCCGGCTGCCAGATCCATTCGGTCTATGCCGGGATTGCCGGGAGCCACATCAATTCCGTCAACTCGCATGGGATTGTGGCCATCAAGACCAAGGAGGTCGGGCAAGGGGATGTCGATCGCGTGCTCGAGGCGGCGCGCGCCCTGCCCATTCCCGCCGATCAGAAGATCCTCCATATCCTGCCGCAGGAGTACATCATCGACCGCCAGGAGGGTGTCCGCGAGCCGATCGGCATGTCCGGCGTGCGCCTGGAGGCCAAGGTTCACATCGTGACCGGCGCGGTGAGTGCCGCCCAGAACATCGTCAAGTGCGTGCGCCGCTGCGGGCTCGAGGTCGACGACATCATCCTGGAGCAGCTGGCCTCGAGCCTATCGGTGTTGACGGAAGACGAAAAGGAGCTTGGCGTATGTCTGGTCGACATCGGCGGCGGCACGACCGATATATCGGTATTCACGCAGGGCGCGATCCGTCACACCTCCGTGATCCCGATCGCCGGCGATCAGGTGACCAACGATATCGCGGTGGCGTTGCGTACGCCGACGCAATACGCAGAAGACATCAAGAAGCAATGGGCCTGCGCCTCCGGTCAGGGCGTGGAGGATGGCGTGGTGGAGGTTCCCGGCGTCGGCGATCGGCCGCCACGCAAGCTGTCGCGGCAGACGCTCGCGGAGGTCGTCGAGCCGCGCATAACGGAACTCTATGAACTGATCGCAGACGATTTGCGCAAGAGCGGGTTCATGGATCTTCTGGGGTCGGGCATCGTGCTTACCGGGGGCAGCGCAAAGATGGAAGGCATGGTGGAGTTGGCGGAAGAGGTGTTCCACACGCCGGTCCGCCTGGGGGTCCCGCAGTATGTGGGGGGCTTGAGCGGGGTCGTCCACAACCCCATTTTCGCGACCGGCGTGGGTCTCGTCTTGTACGGGCACAAACACACCGTCGGCCCGACCATGACGCCTGTTGTCGGTCGCCAGGCCTCTGGACGGTTTACGGAAATATTGAATCGCATGAAAAGTTGGTTTCAAGGGAATTTTTGA
- the ftsZ gene encoding cell division protein FtsZ has product MFEIVEASGQQAVIKVIGVGGGGGNAIEYMMKSNIDGVEFIVANTDAQAIKKSSANVVLQLGSNLTKGLGAGADPGIGRQAAMEDRERIAEALAGADMVFITAGMGGGTGTGAAPIVAQVAKDQGILTVAVITKPFPFEGKKRMSVAEQGIRDLGEYVDSIITIPNEKLLAVVGRDMSLLDAFGKANQVLQGAVQGIAELITRPGHINVDFADVRTVMSEMGMAMMGSAVARGSDRAREAARAAISSPLLEDVDIAGARGMLVNITAGASMSLGEFAEVGDTIKEFASEDATVVIGTAIDPSMDDEMRVTVVATGLGGGHKRAAVALKVAKGGASAGVGAAAPNYDDLDTPTVIRNRRVGEKHDARAADYLDIPAFLRRQAD; this is encoded by the coding sequence ATGTTTGAAATCGTAGAGGCAAGCGGCCAGCAGGCCGTAATCAAGGTCATAGGGGTCGGCGGCGGGGGTGGTAACGCCATCGAGTACATGATGAAGTCCAATATCGATGGCGTGGAGTTCATCGTCGCCAATACCGACGCGCAGGCGATCAAGAAGTCTTCCGCCAACGTCGTTTTGCAGCTCGGATCCAATCTAACGAAGGGGCTGGGGGCCGGCGCGGACCCCGGCATCGGCCGGCAGGCGGCGATGGAGGACAGGGAGCGCATCGCCGAGGCCCTGGCGGGCGCGGACATGGTGTTCATCACCGCCGGGATGGGTGGCGGCACCGGCACCGGCGCGGCGCCCATCGTGGCGCAGGTGGCCAAGGATCAGGGTATCCTCACGGTTGCGGTGATCACGAAGCCGTTTCCCTTCGAGGGCAAGAAGCGCATGAGCGTAGCCGAGCAGGGGATCCGTGACCTCGGCGAATACGTGGACTCCATCATCACCATCCCAAACGAGAAGCTGTTGGCGGTCGTGGGCCGGGACATGTCGCTGCTCGATGCCTTCGGCAAGGCCAATCAGGTCTTGCAGGGGGCGGTGCAGGGTATCGCGGAGCTCATCACGCGCCCCGGCCACATCAATGTCGACTTCGCGGATGTGCGCACGGTGATGTCCGAGATGGGCATGGCCATGATGGGGTCCGCGGTCGCGCGCGGGTCGGACCGGGCACGCGAGGCGGCACGCGCGGCGATCTCGAGCCCGCTTTTGGAGGACGTGGATATTGCCGGCGCGCGCGGTATGCTGGTCAACATAACCGCCGGCGCCAGCATGTCCCTTGGTGAGTTCGCCGAGGTCGGTGACACCATCAAGGAGTTCGCGTCGGAGGATGCCACGGTGGTCATAGGGACAGCCATCGACCCGAGCATGGACGACGAGATGCGTGTCACGGTCGTCGCCACCGGTCTCGGCGGCGGCCACAAGCGCGCGGCGGTGGCCCTCAAGGTCGCCAAGGGCGGTGCCTCGGCGGGGGTGGGCGCGGCGGCCCCGAACTATGATGATCTCGACACCCCGACCGTGATCCGCAACCGGCGGGTCGGCGAGAAGCATGATGCCCGGGCGGCCGATTATCTGGACATCCCGGCGTTCTTGCGCCGCCAGGCCGATTAG
- the lpxC gene encoding UDP-3-O-acyl-N-acetylglucosamine deacetylase, translating to MIKQRTLKNVIRATGVGLHTGEKVYLTLRPAPVDSGIIFRRVDMPQLVEIRACPENVSDTRLSTTLEHNGARVSTVEHLMSAFAGLGIDNAYVDLTAPEVPIMDGSAGPFVFLIQSAGVEEQSAHKRFIRLRKTIEIEDGDKWVRFEPWDGFKVSFTIDFDHPIFRNSTQVACIDFSTTSFVKEISRARTFGFMRQLEALRQNGLARGGGLDNAVVMDDFRILNEDGLRYEDEFVKHKILDAIGDLYLLGHPLIGAFSACKSGHALNNRLLRVLVADSDAWEIVSFEETDRPAISFARTVPAV from the coding sequence ATGATAAAGCAACGTACGTTAAAGAACGTGATTCGGGCCACGGGCGTCGGATTACACACCGGAGAGAAGGTTTATCTGACCCTGCGTCCGGCCCCGGTCGATAGCGGCATCATCTTCCGGCGCGTGGATATGCCGCAGCTCGTGGAAATACGGGCATGCCCCGAGAATGTCAGCGATACACGACTCTCGACCACGCTTGAGCATAATGGCGCGCGGGTTTCGACGGTCGAGCACCTGATGTCGGCGTTTGCCGGTCTTGGAATCGACAATGCCTATGTCGACCTCACCGCGCCCGAGGTCCCGATCATGGATGGCAGCGCGGGCCCGTTCGTTTTTCTGATCCAGTCGGCGGGCGTCGAAGAACAGTCGGCCCACAAGCGCTTCATCCGGCTTCGCAAGACCATCGAGATCGAAGATGGCGACAAATGGGTCCGGTTCGAGCCGTGGGACGGATTCAAGGTGTCGTTTACGATAGACTTCGATCACCCCATCTTCCGCAACTCCACCCAGGTGGCCTGTATCGACTTCTCCACGACCTCGTTCGTTAAGGAGATCAGCCGCGCGCGCACCTTCGGCTTCATGCGCCAGCTTGAGGCCCTGCGGCAGAATGGCCTGGCCCGGGGGGGTGGCCTCGACAATGCCGTGGTGATGGACGATTTCCGCATCCTGAACGAAGACGGATTGCGTTACGAGGATGAATTCGTCAAGCATAAGATCCTGGATGCGATAGGCGACCTCTATCTTCTGGGCCATCCGCTGATCGGGGCCTTCAGTGCCTGTAAGTCCGGACATGCCTTGAATAACCGCCTGTTACGTGTATTGGTGGCGGATAGCGATGCCTGGGAGATCGTCTCGTTCGAGGAGACGGATAGGCCGGCCATATCGTTTGCCAGGACGGTGCCCGCGGTTTAA
- a CDS encoding M23 family metallopeptidase: MNVIILREGDARSRPVNVNLRTMVAGALILFGLLPLTLGALAFWLVAAHAPGARAAGAGVPAAALGQARRLARISHTDLSRLAARVGRLRARASRLDALSARLGALARLPGRPVAMRAFTTAPAVPISDAGWTVAGLKAVAQRLKADFTRRSAEMTVLASVLAARRVMALTTPGGWPVRGGWISSPFGPRPDPFTGRPGFHPGVDIAAPIGTPVRAMAAGIVIFAGGDGGFGRLVKVEDGHGEVTMYAHLSARYVHVGQVVSKHELLGRVGDTGYSTGPHLHFEVMLHGVPINPIGFLRLADRH; the protein is encoded by the coding sequence ATGAACGTCATCATTTTACGCGAAGGCGACGCGCGCTCCCGTCCCGTCAACGTGAATCTGCGCACGATGGTGGCCGGCGCCCTGATCCTGTTCGGCCTTCTACCGCTTACCCTGGGGGCGCTCGCCTTTTGGCTGGTCGCCGCCCATGCCCCGGGGGCGCGTGCGGCGGGTGCCGGCGTGCCGGCGGCGGCGCTGGGCCAGGCCCGCCGTCTCGCCCGGATCAGCCATACCGATCTGTCGCGACTCGCGGCCAGGGTAGGGCGGCTGCGCGCCCGCGCGAGCCGGCTCGATGCCTTGTCGGCGCGCCTCGGGGCGCTCGCCCGGCTGCCCGGCCGACCGGTGGCGATGCGTGCGTTCACGACCGCCCCGGCCGTGCCGATATCCGACGCGGGCTGGACCGTGGCCGGCCTCAAGGCCGTGGCGCAACGCCTGAAGGCGGATTTCACGCGGCGTTCGGCTGAGATGACCGTGCTCGCATCGGTGCTGGCCGCGCGCCGGGTCATGGCGCTGACCACCCCAGGGGGTTGGCCCGTGCGCGGCGGCTGGATCTCCTCGCCCTTCGGCCCGCGTCCGGACCCCTTCACCGGCCGGCCTGGTTTCCATCCCGGCGTCGACATCGCCGCCCCCATAGGGACGCCGGTGCGCGCCATGGCGGCCGGGATCGTCATCTTTGCCGGTGGCGACGGTGGCTTCGGACGGCTCGTGAAGGTCGAAGACGGTCACGGCGAGGTCACCATGTACGCCCACCTGAGCGCCCGCTACGTGCACGTCGGGCAGGTCGTCTCCAAGCACGAGCTGCTGGGGCGTGTCGGAGACACCGGCTACTCCACGGGCCCGCACCTGCATTTCGAGGTCATGCTCCACGGCGTACCCATCAATCCCATCGGCTTCCTGCGGCTCGCGGATCGACACTGA